In Glycine max cultivar Williams 82 chromosome 4, Glycine_max_v4.0, whole genome shotgun sequence, the genomic stretch TTTGAGGCTACAAATTGAAGCTTtgcagaagaaaatgagaaatttaacaaacattgtgttgttaggtttttcatttttaattgtaatgttagttttagggGGAATGTATTTTAGGTAAAATGTGTAATAGCAGCTTTTGATATTGTAATTGTTGTTTTGCTGAAGAATTTGTAGTAGGAAGTAGCTTTTGTAGTGTAATAGCAGCTTTTGTTGCTACTGTCAATTGTTGTTTTGCTGAAGAATTTGTAATAGGAAGTAGCTTTTGTAGTGTAATAGCAGCTTTTGTTGCTACTGTCAATTAtccatttcaattaaatataatttgttggtGAAATTTGTTGCTGAAATTTgcagtttattaaatataatttaataaaagaaagagaattagGTAATAAGAAGCAGCTCATAATGTATGTTGGGATGGATTGTACTACTCCAACTCCAAATCCAACACagtgtataatttataaaagaaagagaagaaacatgACTTTAGATCAATTTCACATAATATTTGACATCCCAAAGCATGGTAGTTAGAAGCAATTGTTCAGTAGGCCATAATGTTTACATCATTTCACATGCCAGTGAAGCTTTCAAAATATACAACTACACATCCTAATatcaaaatgcaacaaaaaatgtTTCTTCAGTTTTCTTCATCAGCAACCTTCAAACTCAGCAACCTTCAAAATGCGCAACAAAAAATGGGTCTTCAGCAACCTTCAGCAACcttcaaaatgcaacaaaaaatgcTTCTTCAGTTTTCTGCATCATCTTTATCAGCAACCTTCCTTTGTTTGGCTCTTGTTATGGTTAACTTATTCCTTGCTATTGGTGGAACAATAGTTGCAGGGACCTACATGTAAATGTCAAACATGAAtaattgtaatatataaaaatggagTGCTGCAACAAATTAGGTTGAGATAAAACTACTTTGTTGTGACAAATATTTACCATCAACTCCATGTCACTATCTTGTGACAAATGAGGCTGAGATAAATTAATCTCCATCGGATCTTGTTGAACATGAGCAGCAGCTTCTTCAGCCTCATTCAAAGCTTGTTCATCTTGAGATAATAGGTGGTCATCCTCATTTGAAGTTGATGGTGCAACATATTTCTTTGGCCTAACAGGAACTCCAATATTTTTACAGCTTCTAATGTTATGATTGGTTTGGCCACACCTTTCACATGTAAACTCAGCCAATTTCCTCTTTAGCTTATGTCCTGTGACATTGTCCTCATCTACAGATctccttctatttttctttggcCTTCCTCTTTGGACCCTTTTATGTGGTGGAACAGGGTGTGTATACTGTGTCTGGGCCCAATATTGTGGTCCTTGGACTGGTTCAATAAAATGCTGGTATGTCTTATTATAAGCTTCTATTGACAGCCACTCATGACACATGTCCTCAGGCTTCCCTCCTTTGTGAGTTATTGTTGCAATGACATGTCGGCATGGCATCCCTACATCAAAGTTGTAAAATCAGCACACATGTAggttatgaatgaaaaaaaaaactataaagaaCACAACCTGTTAGTTGCCATACTCCACAAGTGCATGTCCATTCACCTAAATTGACCTCAACCTTATTCCCCCACATGTGGACCTCATATCTCAGGCCCATGTTATCACCACACCAAATGGGAGTCCATTGATTAGCAAAatgaaattctttttctagtcTTTTATACTGCACTGGACATAATGGTCCAGGTTTTCCAAAAAGTTTAACCTTGCGGGCAGCCATGGTTCTCATGATATAACTTCTAATTTCTTCAAGCATTGTGATAATAGGCTTGCAACTATACTGCAgaattctggaattgaatacctcACAAGTGTTGTTGCATATATTGTCCACCTTGGGTATTGTACTGAAGTGGGCTTTTGTCCATGCTTGTTTGGGCCATTTATTCAAATACTCCCAAGCCTGGCAGTTGATTGTCTTCAAATGGGCCATATGGCCTTCAAACTCAGCAACAGTAGTGGATTTTGCACATTGCCACACAATTCCTTTAAGTTCCTTGCTTTTCCATTGCTTTGTAAAATTTTTCCAAAGATGCAAGACACAAAATCTATGAGGTGCACCAGACATGACTTCCTGTAAAGTTGGAATAAGTCCCTGAAAAATTGCAGCAAAGTAGTAAATACTTCTGGACTAGACCCTAACTTATGTCATTAACTTCAATTAAATACCTAACTTATGATAACAATTGCAAATCACACCAAGTCATACCTTTTGCATGTCTGACATGAAATTCCACCCATTCTGTATGTAATCCCCAAGATCTTCATGCAACAAAGTTAAAAACCATTTTCAATTGTCTTTGTTCTCAATGTCCACAACAGCATAAGCAATAACATAGATGTGGTTATTGCCATCAAGCCCAACAGCAGAGAGCAAGTTTCCTCCAAATGCACTCTTTAGGAAACATCCATCTAGACCTATGAATGGTCTACATCCAGCAACAAACCCCTTCTTACAGCCAGCAAGACAAATATATAGCCTCTGAAATTGTGGTGGACCTTCTGGACTTGGCACTGTGTTGATCTTAACTGTTGATCCAGGATTGCTCCTCAACAATTCATGTGCATAATCAAATACTTTGGCATATTGTTTCCTCTCATTCCCTTCCACTAATTGCTTTGCTTCTTTCATGGCTCTCCACATCTTTGTAACTTCAATGTGCACTCCAAACTCTTGCTTGAAATATTCCAAAGCTTCAACACATTTAAGGGTTGGCTGCATTCTGAGTTTGCCCTCAAGTTTACTGACCACCCACTGTCTATTTGCTTGTTTGTTGTTCACTTCTCTGCAGCAATTATGGTTATGCTTAAATGTCTTTATCTGAAAAGAGTTTCTAACTTCATTCTTTGCACAGTAGATTTCTCAATCACAAAATGCCTTCTTGCATTTTGCTCTAGCCCTCTGTTTATCATTCTTCTTCCACTTGAACTCCCTGCCCATCAATATGCTATACTCCCTCAAGGCAGATTTAAATTCATCTAGAGTACCAAACTCCATCCCTAATTCCAACTTCTGTTCACCAACTCCACTACTTTGACTATATTGAGGATAAACTtcaacatcctcatcttcatcatcactacTAATGGGGATATTAAGCTCTTCTGAATGATAACCATCTGTCTCAACTTCAGCTTCAACTTCATTCAACATACAAGAGAAATTTATAAACCACTCAACATCTGTCTCATCACTGTCAACTTCCTTTTCCTCCTCACTATCAGCAACATCTCTCTCTTCACCATCAACATCTCTCTCCTCACCAGCTTCAGCATCCCTCTGCTCACTACCATCTCTTTGCTCACCAGCATCAGTATCCCTCTGCTCACTACCATCTCTTTGCTCACCAGCATCAGTATCCCTCTGCTCACCACCATCCCTCTGCTTACCAGCATCCATCTGCTCACCAGCATCTCTCTGCTCTCCAGCACCAACATCTGCATCAATGGTGATAAAGTAAAAagtaatcatattaattaattatggtaACCATGTCGGACCAAGTACAGATGAATTAAAACTTACCTTCCTCATGGCCAGCAACAGGTACATCATCTAAATCATCCTCATTCTCAACAGCTTTTCGAATTGGATCACATTCCAAGTACAACATCTGTGGGACTTCTTCTAAAATTGGATCTACTTcatgatgaaaataaacatttatctcattctcattttcaaaaGCATCCCTAACTAAGTGTAATATATCTCCATCAGTTGTACAACTCCTTAACCCATGATTAAAATCTAAGTCCTtatcaatcaaccaaaaacATTCTCCTATATTACTATACTTCTTACAAGCTTTCACCAGATCATATAAGATAAATGCATTCAGGCAATCTGCAGATATATCCCAAACGTCAAATTCTCCGCCTATATATTCAACCTTTTCATCACTGGCACGTGGAGTGAATCTTCCTCCATGGTGCAATACTAAAGTTATATTGTCATTCATTCTACACAATCAGAAACCGCAAACATGGTCAgatattaggaaataaaaaaacctaCCTCAAAAAGCGTGAAGACATTGACATTGTCAAAAAGCGCGAAGACACaatcaaaaaccaaaaacattGTCATCTATAAAAACAGAGCATCATAAACGAAAATAATAAAGGATCATAAACCTCCCTACGAAGCGCGAAGACAATGCAGATGAAACCCCTCGAACATATAAAACCCCAAATCAAACCACCAAAACAATGCAAACGAATTGAATGAAACCACCAACCTGACAAAAAGCGCGAACCCTCAATCACGAGAATGCAGGGGAGGGAAGAGGCAAACAGTTAAAAAACCCTACAGCAGTAAGACAGTGAAAGGGAAAATGGGTTTACTTCATTTTTGATTTCTTCTTAacctaatttttcaattcagtcCTTGCCTTGCCACATAATATTGCTGACTTGGACTCAAACCTGCCACTTTGGATGCTTACGTTTGCCAAATAGACATTTGACTAACGGAGGAAATTAGATTTTAACAGCAGAGACTTATTTGCATAACGGAGGTAAAGTTAGGgactattatgaattaaaatttaagtcagggactaatatgcaaagtggttacaatctcagggactaaattgcctattcactcctTGTTGGTTTCTTTCTTTACTTATTCTTTTCCATACTTGTGGAACGCTGTTGACATTATAATTTTTGCTCGACAGAAAGAAAATTTATGTGATTTAGTTATACTTGTTATGACTTCATTCAAGTAAAACTTGCTTGATCCTGAGTTTAATAAACATTCATTCATTCTGTTCTTGTTATTTTAGTCTTATTATTACTCAATGATGAATTGaatgactttatttatttaagttttattatttaaactacattaatttagtttaattaatatcttagCTTTGAATTTAAATTGTCTAATTAGTGATTTTTCAgagttttgaattattttttgttcagaTTACATGCggtttcttttatcttttatttgaaattaagaGGTTAAAATATAGGAAATTAAGGTAACCTATAAAGTGGGGTTTGCTTGGTGCTAGTCATGCGATTCCTCATTCCTTTCCTTTGCCCCATCATTTTCGGACCACTGCTAACAACATTATTCCCTTTGTCTCCATGTGGGTCCCCTTTAGCTGACTTGGCTGAGAATGCGCCTTTCCTATTTTTCTTCATTGTAATACCATCCCCATTTATggcaaccttgtcctcaaggttgaagTTAGGGAAGTTGTCTAACATCTCATTAACATCCTCCCATGCGACTTCAAGTGGAGTCGTGTTGTCCCATTGCACAAGCACCTGTGGTATAAAATTTGAGCCTTTCTTAATGGACCTAGTTTGCAGAATGTCAATTGGGGCAATTACTGGACCTGTATCGGTTGTGGTTAGAGGCAAAGGCATGCACTTTTCTTGTGGAATTCCTTTGAAAGGCTTCAGGCTTCAGCTGAGAGATGTGAAAAACTAGATGTATTTTGGCCGCATCAGGTAGGGGTAACTTGTAAGCCACATTACCTATTTTGGCCACAACAGGAAATGGCCCAAAATATATCATTCCCAACTTCTGATTTCTTCTCAAAGTGACAGAGTGTTGCTTATATGGTTGGAGCTTCACTATAACTAAATCTCCAATTGTGAAGGACACATCAGTTCTCTTCTTGTCAGCTTGGTTCTTCATGTATACTTGAGCTTTTTCCAAATGTTGTTTCAATTGCTGTAAAGTTCTATCCCTGATGATCAATTGTTCCTGCAGAGTAACAGGGTCTGATGCCTGTGGATTGTATCGAGTCAGAGCTGGTGGATCTCTCCCATATAATGCTTTAAATGGTGTCATACCAATGCTGGTGTGAAATGATGTGTTGTACCAAAACTCTGCCCAATTTAAAGCCTTGTACCAAGCTTTTGGATTGTGAAAAGTGAAATACCTGAGAAACATCTCCAAGCACTTGTTCACTACTTCTGATTGGCCATCGGATTGAGGATGGTAGGTTGAGGACATGGCCAATGTGGTACCCTGCAATTGAAATAAGTTCTTCCAGAAATTGCTAGTAAAAACCTTATCCCTGTCAGACACTATTGACTTAGGCATTCCATGTAATTTAACCACATGAGTCATGAATAACTCAGCTACAAACCTGCTCGTGTAATCCCCTTTGAGTGCTATGAAATGACCATATTTTGATAAACGGTCTATTATTACCAGAATAGTATTGAAGCCATACGAATTTGGTAGGCCAGTGATAAATCCATTGCTATATCCTCTCATATATGTGATGGTGTAGGCAGTGGCTGCAGCAGCTCAGCAGCTTTGGTATGTAAAGTTTTTGCTTGTTGACAAATTGCACAAGATCGAACAAATTGTTGCACATCATGCTTCAAATCTGGCTAGTGAAACTGTTGTGTCACATTTGTGGGTGGTGGCCACTCATGGATTGCCTGAACCATACTACTACCCATAGATACTCCTTGTTCTGGAAACTATGTGTCCCAAGTATTCAATTTCCAATACTCCAAATGAACACTTTGACAACTTCACAAACAATACATGTTGTTTAAGGACTCGTAGCACATTTTCCAGATGTGTCAAATGTTCTTGGTCTAGCATTTCATGCACCATCTTCTCAATTTGTTCTTTCTGGCTATGAGGATATCTTCACGGTTTGACTTTGACTTGCTGCGTACCCTCCAAAAGTGGAATAACATGATTTTGACTTCTAGCAGGTGGTAATGATGTTGGAGTTTGGAACATTGAACTGTAAGTGTGCAGCAATAGGGCAATCTCTGGGGCTATATGTGGTGGTAAATCTTTCAAAACATCATCCTCAGTGTGGAACTGAAATAGCTGAACAGTAAATGAATCAGCAATAGCATCAATATTCACATCCTTCTGTAATGATTGAATTGAGCCATTTTAGGTGATGTGCCTCTCTCCTTGTAATGTCACAAATTTTCCATTGTAGATAAATTTTAGTGTCAAAGCTGCATAGTCTGCCACATGTGGGCCTAAAGTAGCCAGCCATGAATCCTGCCATAGGCAATAAGAATACAGGTACTCTCAACTCATATCCTTGTAATGTGATGGACAAATTAGGGACCACTCCCTCAACAGTCATAGATTGGCCCAAAACTTTGAAACAAGGACCTGGTTCCACCGGGAGTTTAAGAAATTCAGCAATTTGGGGTTGTAAAAAATTATCTGAACTTCCTCCATCAACCAAGACTTGTACACGGATTTGCCCAATTTGACATGTGAATCACAAAATACCCATGCTATCGGTCCCTTTCATTGCATTCAGAGAAAGATGGTGGATGAACAACTTCAAGAAATTACATTGAAGATTTGATAATATGTTGTCTCGTTGCTTCATGTTTGGGAGATGAGttgagaattattttttttttcttctttgtatttAACTTGCCTTggttcttatttcttatttattttagtatttgacATTAAGATTTTCGAATGGAACTTATAGTATTTTACTTAGCTtgcttattttgtttataatttttttttgaatacttAAAGTGTTCCGATTATAATTCTTACTTGAATCAttgtgattagtgaattttaatcACATATTAGAGCgctctaattaattttaactgatTTTTGTCAcgaacaaattaaaagaaaaatatgtgtatttctttatattaaatttaaaaaagtattatacAAATTCTCAAAGTTACCcctaaaaaaacttatgacaAGTAAATGCACTCGTCGCAGTGGATGTATAACTTTCTATCGCATCACATTTTAATTTCTACAAATACATGTCCTGCATTTTTAATTCGGTTTCTAGAAGCTCctcaaattaatgatttttgcaTTCTTTACCAAAAGTTATGTTGTATTATCTGACAAACTGTAGGTTGTTGAAGGAAACAACAAGTGAAAACATGATTCTTCTCAAAGACATTGTGCCTGCAGCTCAGAACAATATAGACACCAAATTTATCATTTTGGACAAAGGCAAGACCACAGTAGAAGGGCAAAACAAGATATGCCTGGCTCTTGTGGCAGATGCGACTGCAGCTATTCATTTCCAGTTCTGGGGCGACGAGTGCGATGCTTTTGATTCAGGTGACATAATTTGTCTTACCAATGGCATATTTTCGTACCAGCATGGGAACCTTATACTGAGGGCAGGGAAGAGAGGGAAACTAGTGAAGGTAGGAGGGTTCACTATGGCCTTTGTTGAGACACCAAACATGAGTGAGATTCATTGGATTCCTGACCCAAACAATTCTAAGAATTATATCCAACAATATGTAATATCTCCTGTGtcacgcatctttcctcctcCTTCTGATATATAAAAGGGATGTGCACTTTTATCAGATCTGCAATATTTTGTGATAAAATAACCTTTGTTTTATCACTTtttcacttgtttttttttcttttttgtcattgTTGTGATGGAAGTTGAGGTTAAGTTCCTCTGCAGTAAAACTATTTAGTAAATTGCTTATTGGTTCATATAAGTAAATAATTGATGTTCTGATGTCTTTTTGGACGCACTGTTTTGATGTCTTTTTGTTTGATACTTATGGACCTAGAGATAATTTATAACTTCAATGCAGGCTACCGTATTCTGTTATCAGTTTGGTATAAAAGAAATTTAGGGGGAGAGAATGGTGTCATATTACAAGGCATGAAAAGTCTTTGAACTCAATGAGCGCTCGCAGAGGTACTTGTATTTATCTCACTACTAGGAGATGAATGGGACGTCAAACCTGTGACCTGTTTGATGGGAGATCCTATCTTGCTCCACTTGACCAACCCCTTGGGTTTTATTCTGTTGTCAGTTATTAAGTTATATAGATGAAAATTTGTTGCTTTACTATGGTGTATTTGGAGAGGAAATAGCATTGCTTTCAGCGCTGAGTTGGTATCATTTCTGCATTTGGATATATAATGTCATTTTCGAAATTGATTGTAAATCAATTGCAGACGAATGAGCTGAAAGCACTTCATGATCAACGAATTTGGAGACACTCTCATACGTCGCTTTGATATTCTTTAGGGAAGTTTGAGATAACAATTTTATGATCATGCATGTAACTCAATAGTTCACCACACCATGGAACACAAGTACATaactcagagagagagagactagGGGAGATCTAGAGAACAATTCAATGGGTAAATTTGAAAACTAATCAAACAATCTTTGTACAAAGTTTGATAAAATCAACATTAAACTTGGAAACAAATCAAACATTCTTTGGAAGGACATCTTTAGTGGTAGAACCCGATTTGGTTTCTTAACCACTTTTAAATGGCCCTTTAGTGACATATAGGTTTTAAGAACTCTTTGATTTTATGTCTCTAGTGGTAACTAATCTTCAAGTTTTTAGTTAATTTGAGCGGTCccacaatttttttactttccttttctctttcttctttatgCAGTGCCCACGAGACCCCTTTGCCTCCTTTTCTCTTTATGCCACTGCACCTAGGGTTAGAAATAGGTCATGTCAAGCCAAGCTTAACTAGGTATGATCTTGGcctgaattaaaaatataaagtttggtTTGACCTATTTACTtgtcataagtttttttaggGTAACTTTGAGAATTTgtataatacttttttaaatttaatataaagaaatacacatacttttcttttaatttgttcatgacaaaaattagttaaaattaattagagcACTCTAATATGTgattaaaattcactaatcacaaTGATTCAAGTAAGAATTATAATCGGAACACTTTAagtattcaaaaaaaattataaacaaaataagcaAGCTAAGTAAAATACTATAAGTTCCATTCGAAAATCTGAATgtcaaatactaaaataaataagaaataagaaccAAGGCAAGTTaaatacaaagaagaagaaaaaattaattcccAAAT encodes the following:
- the LOC100500643 gene encoding uncharacterized protein isoform X1, whose product is MRVRLASFFTGAAAASFLGLYTLHKDYKVPHQSFTQQETTSENMILLKDIVPAAQNNIDTKFIILDKGKTTVEGQNKICLALVADATAAIHFQFWGDECDAFDSGDIICLTNGIFSYQHGNLILRAGKRGKLVKVGGFTMAFVETPNMSEIHWIPDPNNSKNYIQQYVISPVSRIFPPPSDI
- the LOC100500643 gene encoding uncharacterized protein isoform X3, with the translated sequence MLLKETTSENMILLKDIVPAAQNNIDTKFIILDKGKTTVEGQNKICLALVADATAAIHFQFWGDECDAFDSGDIICLTNGIFSYQHGNLILRAGKRGKLVKVGGFTMAFVETPNMSEIHWIPDPNNSKNYIQQYVISPVSRIFPPPSDI
- the LOC100500643 gene encoding uncharacterized protein isoform X5: MRVRLASFFTGAAAASFLGLYTLHKDYKVPHQSFTQQETTSENMILLKDIVPAAQNNIDTKFIILDKGKTTVEGQNKICLALVADATAAIHFQFWGDECDAFDSGYRILLSVWYKRNLGGENGVILQGMKSL
- the LOC100500643 gene encoding uncharacterized protein isoform X2, producing the protein MRFRLLKETTSENMILLKDIVPAAQNNIDTKFIILDKGKTTVEGQNKICLALVADATAAIHFQFWGDECDAFDSGDIICLTNGIFSYQHGNLILRAGKRGKLVKVGGFTMAFVETPNMSEIHWIPDPNNSKNYIQQYVISPVSRIFPPPSDI
- the LOC100500643 gene encoding uncharacterized protein isoform X4 produces the protein MILLKDIVPAAQNNIDTKFIILDKGKTTVEGQNKICLALVADATAAIHFQFWGDECDAFDSGDIICLTNGIFSYQHGNLILRAGKRGKLVKVGGFTMAFVETPNMSEIHWIPDPNNSKNYIQQYVISPVSRIFPPPSDI